A window of Companilactobacillus allii genomic DNA:
TAAATACCGCTTTGGCAACACTTTTAGGATTAGAAGATGACTTAGATGTTATCGGTACAGCAACTGATGGAAACACTGCCTTATCAGAAATAATTTTCAACAAACCAGATGTTGCGATTCTTGATATTGAAATGCCAAAATTGTCCGGATTAGATGTGGCGCAACAACTAAATATTCTAAAACTACCAACTAAAGTAATAATCTTGACAACATTTGCCAGAGAAACTTATTTTGAACAAGCTGTTCAAGCCAATGTTAATGGATATCTGTTAAAAGATAATCCAACTGATCAACTAGTTAAAACTATCCATGAGGTTCTTAATGGACAAACTATATTTTCTCCAGAATTAGTTAGAACAATTATTTCAGCTGAAAAAAATCCCTTATCAAAACGAGAAATGGATGTCCTCAAGGAAATAAAAACTGGTAAAAATAGTAAAGAAATTGGTAAAGCTGTATATCTTTCAGATGGAACCGTTCGTAATTATATTTCATCCATTCTCAGTAAAACTGGAACTACCTCTAGGATAGAAGCCTTGAACATTGCAGAAAATAAAAAATGGATTTAAATAGTGTGACAGAGTATCTTCAAATTTCATATATGATACATAAAAAACGATATTTACTTACGTAAATATCGCTTTTTGTATTATATTAATAAGATTTTGTTCTGTTATACCTTTTCACTGTAAATTTACGTAAAAACAGAGTTATATTACAATTTTTTTATTTCGTCACAATCTGACTCATTCTTTAACTTAGTTAAAACATCTGCACCGAATTTCTCTAATGTATCTTTATTATCTCTTTGAGGTAACTTATAGCCTACAAAATATGGTGATGCAACAAATCTTGGGATTATTTTACAAATAATATCACCATTTTCATCATAAAAGAAAATATTATAAGAATCACACGTTCCATTATGAAAGTCATTCAATATATAACGAATAGTAATTCTGGCGAATTCAGCCAAATCATTTAAGTGCTCAACACCTTTGATTCTAATATTGAATTCAACGAAACCCATAATAGGTTCCTGTGATAAATTGAAATCAATATTATCTGATTTATAAATTTCATATCCAGTAAAATTATGCTTACTAATATATTGATATCCATCAACATTTTCCAAACCAACTATTTGAAAATGCGGATGCTTCAAACTACCACCGGACATTGGACCAAAATTCTTGTACATCAAAACACTCTTATATTTCTTTGTTTCCAATAATGAATTCCAACAATCAAAGATAAATTGAAATACTTCAGAATTCTTTTTAACTGAATAAGTCGATATATCTGCATCGTGTTCACTAGACTCAATTAAAACGGTTTGATAGGTATCCTTTAAAGTTCTGAATTTATTCTCAAGCCAAATCATGTCGTCTTTTTGTCTGATAATATTAGTTAAACT
This region includes:
- a CDS encoding response regulator transcription factor; protein product: MTTVYLAEDQKMLNTALATLLGLEDDLDVIGTATDGNTALSEIIFNKPDVAILDIEMPKLSGLDVAQQLNILKLPTKVIILTTFARETYFEQAVQANVNGYLLKDNPTDQLVKTIHEVLNGQTIFSPELVRTIISAEKNPLSKREMDVLKEIKTGKNSKEIGKAVYLSDGTVRNYISSILSKTGTTSRIEALNIAENKKWI
- a CDS encoding DUF4931 domain-containing protein — protein: MDENDLLIFQLDVAKGKPRDTKKKAAICPFCDTASLTNIIRQKDDMIWLENKFRTLKDTYQTVLIESSEHDADISTYSVKKNSEVFQFIFDCWNSLLETKKYKSVLMYKNFGPMSGGSLKHPHFQIVGLENVDGYQYISKHNFTGYEIYKSDNIDFNLSQEPIMGFVEFNIRIKGVEHLNDLAEFARITIRYILNDFHNGTCDSYNIFFYDENGDIICKIIPRFVASPYFVGYKLPQRDNKDTLEKFGADVLTKLKNESDCDEIKKL